The region ACCGAAGAGGCTGGCTTGCTGAGCAAAGATGTAGTGTGATGGTGTGGAATAGGCTATTCCCAGAGCTCTGGTCAGGGATGGGTGTGTACAGAATGACAGGGAGAGGTTATACTCCCTCAGGAAAGAGAACAGAGAAGTAGAGTCACGAGGGAAGAACTTCAGAGCCATCGGAGTACCTGAAAGATCCAAAGATACTGTACTGATGTAGGTGTGTTTTTAGGGGATCTTGAAGCCATAATGTGTTTGTTTAGCTCCTCACCTCTCTTTCTGTGTACAGCCAGCATAACCTTTCCATATGAGCCTTCACCCAGCAGCTTCAGGACCTTGAAGTGCTCTGATGTGTCCATTGAGTTCAGAGACTGAGCCGTCAGATGACACATCTCATCCAAAAGTTTTGCGGCAGCCTggacaaataaacacaaagtaCTGTAATTACACCAATGCTCTTCCAgtggtttctttgttttttgtttttttttgttttttttttggggggggggggggcatataTTCAGTAAGACCTTTGGCTATCCCAAGCAGCTTTCTTAGATCTGACTCACCATAATCACTCACGACAGGATGgcagttttcttttaaaacttcCACTCAAAAGTCTGTATAAAAGTGTCTAAAAATTGTCTAAAACCTATGTGACAAGCCGAAAACAACATGACCTTTATTAATTTGTATCAGTCAATAAGAAATCAACAGGTAATCTCTTAAATCTATTAAAAGATCTTTACCGCAACAAAGTAGGTTGGGTAAGTGCTCAGTAGGTTTCAGGAGTACCTGATTATGTGGTTGCTTAGAAACCCGCATAGTGATAACATTTTATATTAGTCTTGCAATTGAGTGTTGGTGGTTAATTTAAAGCCCACATCTAATTGAATAGGGGGGGTGAgataacaaaacattaaaccagtacagactgACTGGTCAAatccaatgaaaaaaaaagcttcaagtTTGTTGACTAAAGAAAGctaaaaatatctttttgtgtttgtactcCTATACTCTGACTATGAACCTCCACTGTGTACAGGTGTCAGTGTAACAACACGATTGGCTAATATGGTTCCTGTTTAACAGGTTGTGGGTCCTTAGGGAGCAGGGATTGTTTCCTCTTATAGATCTCTATTCATGAGTGTCATGTCTCCTACTTGTATAATGTCTTTGGCTTTGTTGATACAAAGCTTAATGGGTGGGAATGTGAGAAATCTGCATAATAAGATTTCTAGGTAAGTAGTGTCCCTGTGTAAAAGCAGGCTGAATAAGCAGGTTTCTTATATTTCATGTACGCAGATGATGGTGACAAGACTCCACACTATTTATTGATATCATACTACTGACTTCCTAAAATATCTCTCTTCTGAACTGAATCCCTCGCAGCTCTTTGGAATGTAACACCACCATTGCAGGGATGATCGTCGTCATGGTGATGCTTGCAATACTCGTTCCCGGGTATAAACATGTCTGTTAATAGCCTCGTTAAATCCCCCCACATAGTCACACACgcagcagtgttttgttttgtctggtGATGTTTCCACTACAGCTGGCACCCTCGGGCCTGGGTTAGTTTGGATTAACTGTCACCGTACGCATCCAGACAGGGAGCCTCTCATTACAGCTCATCAGTGAACAGCTCAGAGCCGTCAATGTGCTGTGAACCCTTCACTGAGGCTTTGTTCACACTAAGAGAATGACTCGGATCTACCTAAAATTTTTCTACCCATAAAATTTGGGAATTTTACTCTTATTTGTCTTTAATTTCATAAAAGGGCCCCGAGAAAGAGTTACATTACATTAGCAGTTAGCTGGGAATAAATGCAccttatttttaatcatttgcaCCAAATTAAGTTTTTGCATTAAGTTTccattttaaagaaatgaagATTATAACTTTGGCAAAATGTGCCTTCCTAAAATAAATGCAACAAATATTTATCCCATGCTTTTTGATAgctatcaataataataataataataataataaaaactgttGCAACATCAGTGGGTGTCATTTTATGCTCTCTAATCCTCCTCCACTGGGTGGTTTGGGTGGAAACTGAACTCTAACCCTCTGAGCATCTGTGTAATGCCCAGATTACTAAACTATCAGAGATAAATGGCAGGACCATTTGATCCTTTGCAGCAGTTTATATGTAATTTGTTAGATaaacaatttaattaaatttgatttatatagtccaaattacaacaacagttacctcaaggtgctttatattgtaaggtaaagacaaaaacacagagaaaaccccaataatcagacAAGACACCCTGTGaggaagcactttggcaacagaaACAGGATCAGTAAATGAGGGAGTAAATTGtttgtgactttttaaaaatataacatcTTCGTTATTGTGGGTCTAATAATAAGTGTTAAAACACACAGTATACATTTTAATATGCTTCTTTTATCTCTAAATATGAAGGTGCATGGTTTAACTGAAGAGCAGGGATCATGTAGAAGATTCCTGCTCAGATAACAGGGAAAAATCCAAAGTTTTCCATTAGTGAGACTAAATGCAAAGAGGCAGTTAAGACGGTGTTTAAAGAGCAGCATAGCCGACGGCCTCGGAGGTCAGAAAGATGTAAGATGAAGTCAGGATCAGTTTCAGCCTGACCAGAACAACTCCAGCAGCCCTCAGTGGGATGCCGGGCTGAGACAAACACAAAGCTGGACCAGTGGTAACTGATGTGTGTGTCTCAGAGATAAATGACCTGGTGATGTCCTCTATATGAAAATGGATCTCTGGGGACCACAAAGCACCTATGATGATAAGATGTTCTTTCTGTGCCTtttaatgtgtctgtgtgtttcttcaCCTTAGCAAAACCAGAGACTGACACGTGTTAGATCTTACACCATGAAGATTAATAACATACAAAGGATGCATAGAGTCTGAAATACTTTAATGAGTGTAGTATATGTATATCTCTATGTCTGTTCCCAAACTCGTAGATTACTGCTTCAATCTTGAAGAAACTAAGCCTATAAGCTACTTAGGGTACCAAGATTTGTAGCATTTGTGTGGtaatacaaaatatttacaTCAATTACAAAGTACTGTTTGTCCAAATGCACGTTATATTTTTACTGACCACCAGACGATTTAACTGTTAAGAACTGGCCAGTTTTTGACCATGTTTGCCATAAAAGGCATTGCTGCAAATGATGGGTGTGGTTGTTGTACTCATCCCTCTGCccaaaatcatattttgcactAATTTAGTAATTAAGCCATTTGGGTTTATGATTCACATGTAGAGCAACATTtacaaataatagaaaacatgtGTAAAACAATCACTGTAAACAGCTGATGCTGAAATGAGCCATACTAAATACATGATGTGGCCATTACCATACCATCACTTTTTATAGTTTACATGGTCCTAATGAATTTCTAATGGTTCCAAATTCTtagtaattaaatatattttctttaaaattctCAACTGTAATTGGGCCAAGTTTGATGGGTCGACATATTAATGCACATACACTGTGAGTGCAGTGTGCATTGTATCCAGTTACtctatttaaattatttttaaatgattggATGAGccagtgtattttttaaattaagttttCCAGAGGTAATTTGGGTTTGATTGGTCCAGGTTAGGACAaatcaataattaaaatatctCCTTCGAGAATAACTGTCCTTGTTACACAGGATACTTCTCCACCTCTGACTTACCGTCATGTTGCTGCAGTTGTTCAGTTCAAAGTCGGTGATCCAAAGCTACGTTCTCCTCTTCATTTAGCAGGTGCACCAGCTGGTAGAGCCTCCACACCGAGTCTTCTTTCCACCCACCGCACCAAAATGCAGAATTGTCGCAGCCGGCAGAGTTTGGTTGTAGTCTGCACTCAGTCAGGAAAACCCTTCGACTGGATTGCGAGAGGCTTtcgtggctgctgctgctgctacaacCTTTATCCCAAAGTGTTCTGTCCtcacctcccctcctcctcGTGTCCTCTCTTATTGCAGTGAAAGGCGGATCcacacatgtttgtgtgtgtagaagACCGTATGTTACCTCCAACCTGTCATTATTTGGGTTTTGAGTTCAGTTGACCTGTGTTTTGCACCAGTTATCTCTGTTGAACATTTCACACATTTTACAATTGTGACTGTAATTTCAAAATTGACTTAAAATTCCACAAGTGGCACTGACGACTGCTAAAAACATGACTCTCTATGAAATAATCTTTAGTGCACattgtcataaaaataaagtaaaaaaacccCCAGAAATTTGTAGAAAGTATGACACATCTTAAATGGCTTTTGTTGTCTGCTAAAGAATAAATGTTGGTGGTTTGACAATAGACAGCTGCAGCAAAGGACAATGGAATTAGTCTGGATCCATGATATAGTCCTGGATAGCTGGATAAatggttaagaaaatggataggTGATCAAGTCAAAGAATAAATCTCACTTAATATGGCACCCAGTTTGATAAAATGTATTACTGCTGTGATTGGAATGCAAATATCTGAGATCTGATATTTATTTTGAATGCCAAAGCTTGAGTGGTGTGTTTTTCAATGCTTTCTACACCACACCTCAGTGCCACCTAACAATGGTAGACCTGCATACTTTCAAAAAGGAACACTAGCTTGGAAGAGCATGGAAGGAGAAAGTACAAACCCCCACAAAAATCTGTTGCTCTCAAAGGAAAATGTAGCCGACAGTTGGATTCTTTTCCTCATGCAGTCATGTTAGGTTCAGCACTCACTGGGAAGCATTTATTGCACTTACAGTAATGTATTGAGTTGTTTTCAGCTCCCACACGTAACTGTGGCCTACTCTTCTTGTGCAGATGTGGTGAAGCAGAGGACATGGAACATATGAGACTACATTCCTGTAATGACCCAAATATTTGGCTTTGTGATTTTAAATCAACAAGTGTCATTCAAAAAAAGCTGAAGAATCTTTATTCAGCCTGTTTCTAATCTGTAGCATGATCAACATGTCTTTTATGTtcctttcctctttttcttttttctctgtcattttaaatattcaacAGCTGCTCTGAACATTGACTTGTAAACACCAGTGAAGTGTCCTCTGGCACCGAGATGAAGAGCATTTTATCAGCTCATAGTAATCTATGAGGAACTGAACCAAACTGAACATTGGTGTCATATTTTTTAATGGtaccaataaaacaaaaactatttttagTCAGCATATTGTTGTTTTGGTTATTCCCTCCTCTGCTGGTCCCTTGTTGCTCCGTTGGTCACTAAGTCAACCCATTAGCACACATCATACACATATAGTCACGCCTTTCTTCAACCCTCTCTAGCTCTATATCCAGTGAAAGGATTCTCCTGTAACACCCGGACCCCTTGTGATTTCACTGATCCTGCTCTCAGCTGCTACCAGCCACCACAGTCCACACATACTGGACAACTGCAGTGTTCCTCTGGAGGCCTCATATTAGTTACAGTGAAAGTCTGTCTGTGAGTGAGATCATCTGTCTGTGCCTAAATGTCAACACGCTCATATGCAATCCTCATTATGCAAGCAACACGGTGTCACTTCAGTTCAGGGTTACAGGTCGCAGCTGAACAGTGGCAGTCGGTACATTCCCCTCATGTGTCACCTGGACTTGTGTGGGCTCTTTTACCCCTGCTATTTAAAAGTTTTAGCATTCCACTGACATGTGtggcatgtttgtgttttctactCAAGAAGCTAGGAGTATTTATTCAGCTTTAAGGGGAAAAGTTGTATAAAACCATGTTCCTTTTTGGGATTcagcagatatatatatatatatatatatatatatatatatatatatatatatatatatatatatatatatatatatatatatatataaactgtatataaaagacggACGTAAAACTTCTGGATCTAAAAAGGGAAGTCAATGCTGAAGTGCCCTGCATTTTTTCTaatagccagcagggggcgactcccaTGACATCAAAAGCAACTTCAAGGGTTTGGAAATTACTTTTGACTTACAACTCAGTGAAGATTTCCTaatgagtttatggtctcagttAAAATAGAAATATGCTTTATCTTACTCAAAGGTTGGGAAATTACTGTGTCAAAGCagccaaaatataaaaatgtcatCTCTGTGTTTCCGGTTTCACGTTCCTTTTTGGATCTTTGGGTTCCCTGGTGGTTTGTTCATCATGCCTTCATGGACTCAACAATTTTGGATTTTGTGTTTGGTTTGCACAATCAGTAACCAACTCTCCCATTATGTTTGTACTTCTGTTTCCTGCATCATGCACTCAAAAATATACTGAACTCAACACAGGAGATTGTGATGATCAAAACTATAAAAAACACCAGTGCTGAGGTTTTTCTAACAAGTGAGGAGCAAATGTTAAAGTAAATAATCAAAAATCTCTTTAATGTAATTatattcaaaaaacaaacacacacacacacacacacacacacacacacacacacacacacacacacacacacacacacacacacacacacacttattctTGTGTCCCTAAACCCCAAAAGTATCACACTGAGCACTTACATCAGTTTCTAAGGCAGTTTTATTAATGACTGTAAAACAAGacatacaaatatataaatagcAATATGATGGTTTATAGAATGATAAtagatattattattaaatattacaaAATACTTTGACATAGAAAAATGTTTAGCTGGAGATGCCTGCATCTGCAGCTAAACTGATATACAAATACATAATATAAAAGCTTATAAATAGTAACCTAATTATGTAccgaaaataacaataaaaaacacgAACTGCAGGCACTGTGAGTGTAAACAGTCTGAGAGGGAGTAAAGGTCACGGGTGACAGTACCTTAGCACAGTGCATTAATACAATACATTTTCAAAGGCGACACGTAAACTGTGACATACACGTCTTATAAATAGCAAATTACATTAACGTACAGTACATTCCGTTTCCTTTTCTCAAAATAGGTCTTAATGACAGGCAGCATAAAGAAAATCCCAATAATCCAGTAAGATTTCtctcattttaaaaatgctgaaaCCTTGATCTTGCATTTTTTGAACTTTTCTGTAGCTCTACTCTCTACTCACCACTTCTGACATGCTAGTAGCTTCGTAAGGCTGTACTTGGACTACAGTAGCTATTTAAGAATGCTCACAATAACAATGACAGTACATTCTGGTGCTAGCAGATATTCAATGTTCACTGTCTCAGATTAGCATGTTAGCAGGCTAAAACTGACTTattagcacaaaacacaaagtttaGTCCAGCTGGGAGTTGCAGTTTTAAAGgcatttgttaaaaataaactaaagtgAAGTAActgaattttaaacaaataaacaaaatacagACAAGACGTCAGACCGTTCATCTTAAGGGAGACATCAACATCTATTACCCTATCACTGTTGAGACGTTTAACTCAAAGTTCTGTATCATGGACCTCAATCAAATATGAGAAATTTCAGAGTAATGGAAAATTAAATATCATATCCTGTCATGACATGATATGACATCaaatattcaatattttttAGTCCAGCTCAAATGCTGAAGGGAAAATCATAAAACGTGACAGTGGTTATGTAGGAAGACATCACTAGTTTTGTCTTGGAGGCTTGAGTTTAATGTTTTGGACAGGGGGATCGTCTCTGGAGTTGCCGTAAGATTCTTTTTGACCAGTGACAGAAGACTTGTAGCCGGTCTGAGATCTCTACAGAGAACCTGAGAGCCTCGAAGGCTGTGGAGACGACCGGGAGGGAGGGAGACGCCGTCTGAGGAACTTGTTCACCGATCTGAagatggaaagaaaaagaaaccaaagtCATTGGTTGAATCAgagaaagcacaaaaactgattGTTTTCTCTTCACTCTCTGGATGAGTTTTAATGGGAATCAATACATTTAGCTGTGGAGTTGAATGATTAAATGTCAGGTCTGttcttaatttgtttgtttccttttgttaATCTATATTTTGGTCATTGCTTTCTTTGAGAGACAGGAAAAAAGAGTTTAAGAATTTAGTCtttattcctttatttttttaacccagGTGGTGATTAAATTATGTAATGACTACGTggtcaaaaacaacacaaaaaaacaaaaaaatcaaaagatgAATGTGAGTCAAAGTTAAAGTTTTACATTGTTATGTCAAACACtatcttttacattttgtagCCATAttctttaatttactttttGCTCTAATATCAACAGTATCAGTTTTCAGTTAAAGTTAATATTAAATTAAAGTGTAAGAAATCTCTTGTGTGTCATTTTCAGtggattttctttctaaaaacAAGCAGACTCAGTAAATTCAAGCCATACTGTTGCTCTCACCTTTTCTAGAAATTTTTTAGTGAGATTGGACAATTGCTCGAGGTGGTTGCTGGCGCCCTCAGCTGCCTGAAAGGGCACACTGACATTTACTTGTGCAGTTTTCAACCACTTGGTGTGCAGCCTGAAGGACTCGACGTACACGTAGAGCTGAGAGAGAGACTCGTTAACCTGCAGAGATGTTAAGGCGACAAATTAAGTGAATATCTTTTAAACTTTGATAGCATTTAGAGTGCATTTCGACCGTTTAAATCACTGATAGGAGAAACTGGATGATTACCTTCAACGAGTTGAGATGGGCAGCAGTGTGTTTTATTACAGGAAGACTGTCCAGTTTGTGTTCTATGTCCATGAAGGTCACAAGCTCGGCTTCTGGCTGTTAAAATATAGCGAAAACGGAGGTTTAAAACATAACCACATTTTCTTATAATACTTATTATATAGGATTTTTAATTGTTAAACATAAACTAGAATGCTCACTTGAATCAGATAAGACATTTTTCAAGCTTTCAGTTCACAGTTATGCACTTTCACTTTTGGTGATTTACTATGTTCTTTAAATGACTCATTTTTCACTTGCTTTATTAAAAAGCGCACAACCAATTCTCTCATTTACCGAGACATTTTACAAGCCTTTTGCAGTAACACTCCTACAAAGTTTGTGCTCGAGTGTATCGTGCTTATTTTTAATTACGCCTCAAATTTTTCTATTTCTTAGTTGGAGTCCAGTTTTCGGTCAGTGAGGAAAGATCTGATTTATTTTGACCTAATAACAACaagttttgaaacaaaaaaaatggttCTATGACAGAAAAGCCAACATGGATCTGGAACAGGAAGTGTAAAGTTAAACCTTACCAAACCATGGAGTTTTTTGGAGGAGGTGATGATCTTGTCCAACTGATGAATCATTGGTTCAAACACGCTGTACGGACAAGGGGTGGGACGGGACGACGAATGGACAAATAGCTCAGCCAGTATTACCAGGTAGAGAAGAAAAGAGGTGGTGTCATGGAAAACtgcaaagacaagaaaaaaggaTCAAAATAATAAGTTACAATCTTGTGTATTTCATTAGGTTCTGTGGTCTTTCGCCTCATCAAAACACAATCAGCCACATAAAAACACCAGCTCCACATTTATTCAAAGCAAAGGATCGAGCTGAGTAACATTCAGCTGATGCTGCTcccagctacacacacacacacacacacacacacacacacacacacacacacacacacacactctcataacaGGTGGCTACTGGGCTGCATTCACGTTGCAGCAGAAAGTATCACAACTCAACCTCTTCCCCTCTGTGCGACCCAGACGTGCTGCTTCTGAATCAGATAGAAAAACCACAGAGCTACATGGAAACTTGTTTTCATTTCCAGCCTAAATCTGGACCACATGACCCACAAGATTAATCCTGAGGCAGCTGTATTTGTCACGGCAGTTAGGAACTATTACGCCATCAATCTGATGCGACTGTAGGTACATGCTAGCATTAACACCAAAGCGTTTGTTGGAGATCGGATCTAACgaacgaacaaacaaaaaaaaccaaaacaaaaacctcaCACCCTCAGATATCAGATCCAGACATAAACAGTAATTCAAAGAAATCAGATAAGAGCAGGAGATCAGATACGAGATAAAACAAGCATGGATGGTGGTTTAGACACTAAAGCAGGTCACTGTTAGCATTTAGTACTGAAGGAGTGTGGGTGTGTGACAGAAGGAAGGAGAAAATTTTCTGCAAAGTGATAGCCGGTGTTTCCCAGAAACACAAGCAGCATGTTAACAGGTTAGCTGACATTTTTCATAACACTGTTTTTATTTGACCTGCATAaagtcttttcatttttttttaatttcagacGCTGTTTCAGGTAAATCACATCTCAGAAGTGTCACCAGGGaacaacatcagcacaaactGGAGCCTCAAATGGCTTCAAATGGTCGCTGTCTTTTCCCTGCAATTCTTTTTGAAGCAGTCAAAAATGAATGGATGAGTACCTTAAAACGACATTTTTAGCTCATACTTGCTGATATTATGCTTTCAGGTTAAATGTAGAGAATGCAAATGTAGCGAACCTCAACAAAGTTATAGCAGCAACCACTGATTAGCCCATACGGACATAAACCCAATACAAAAAGCAAGACGACTAAAGCTGCTTTGTCTATAAGACTGTTAAAAAACATTCTACTTAACTCACAGCGAATAATACTTTGTATCTAGTACCACAGTCTCTTATTTTAGGCTGCATGGCTTCAGAATAGTTGCTACACTGACCACTTTGGAAACAGAAACTATGAGTTTGCCTTTTTACTATCATACAAAGTTGTTTTGCTGAATTTGGCAGTTGCCTAATGACACATTAATGCCAGATTTGCCATTTTCCATCAGTACCTTGTTGTAGCTCTGGTTTTGGTCTCCACTGGTTTCTGGGGAAATTATCTGTCTCTTTGGCTGCTAAATGCTTAACTATGTAAACTCTATTCAAACACCTTTCATGAGTCACAGCTACCTCCTGCTGCCGCATTTAGGTTAATGAAGCAAGGGTTGAGGGCTGTAAAACAACAGGCAATTAATCAAGAACACCAAACTAAACTATAAAGCTGAGGGGCACTTTAGATATGTTACTAGAAGCAGCACAGTGTTTATATTTTATGGCCATCCCATTTAATGTTTACGtatgaacaataaaaaaaaaattaagtctgATGGACTGGACCTCCGTGACTGAATACCTCCTACTGTGCTTAGTTAATCCCTGGAAAGAAGAACCACCCTGATGTTATCTGTTTGAGAATGAATAATTGCAATGAGTCTTCTGTAGTTTGTTTTGTCTCTATTTCATAAACTTCTTTtcatcataactgaaaggagtAACACCAAAATCAAGATTAGTTCATGTCTGCAGGTCTTTGTAACTTCAGAAATCCCATTATGCAGAGTAACAAAGAAATGAACTGTCCGTTAGTGTTAGATCAGGGATAAGGAATGAGAGGTATGCTGTGGGCTTTTTTTTCCCAGCCTGCTCTGGGCCTCTTGTTGGAAAAGGAGAAGGGAGCTGGCGCAGAAGTCTGACTCAGATTAATCTCTTGGCGGTGACATCACCGGGCAGATGCCCCGGGCTGCGCTTTTTAGAGGGAAAACATCCACTTTGTTATGAGTGTCGGagcactttaagcacttttACTGCCACTCAGGCACTCGGGGCAGTATACTTTATGGGCTAAAGAGGTCAACAATGAGGTAAAAAGGGTGAAATTGTTTACCTAAGAAAACAAAGTGAAGTTTTCGTGATGTTTTAtccatttaaaatgaaaacgacttgaatatttaaattattttacacAGTTCAGTAAAGGTGaaaatttattaaatgtttctaCTTATTGTCTTCCCTATATTTTAGGTTTTATTTCTTCCATTTTTGCTTCtatagtttttctttctatatttctatatattaGCTTTATTCTAGCTGCTGTCGCTGGAAGATAACTTTCAACCTTGATCTAATTTGCTGGTGACCTTTGGTCAGACATTATTCTTTGGAAGTCAGATTTCATCTCGTGACTTTGGCTGATCAGGAAACAGCAGGAAAGCAGAAGGTCAGCAGCCAGACAGACGTATAAAGCTGTGACTTTATAAATGTTACGGTAATGTCATTACAATGTGAATTTTATCCTCCACTTTTTAGTTACTAAACCCACCAATGCTATATGataatttggggcttttttcTAGGTCTGAATGCACTCTATTTAACATTCACCCTCCAATAAatgcattggagagcaacttcagcatcttgcccaaggataatttcgcatgcagactggagcagctagggatcaaaccactaacaaccttctgattaatagatgacctgctctgcctcctgagcTACAACTCGAAGTAGGTTAATGGAGTTATGATTGTCTTGTGAGTTTAGCCTGTGGAACAAAACAGTGTTCATTtgctaaaaaactaaaaatttcATAATGAACTTGTAGTATACTTTTATGTCTTACTGACCAGTGAAAGCAAAATCATGCCTCTCCCTATTTGTTTAGATAGCACTTGGTCTTAGTCCAAATTAAATTCACCAAGATGGCATCCATATGGCCCTTTGTTGGACTGGGAACATGTTCAGGGTGTACTCAGTGTTTTAGCTAAAGAAAGCTTAGATAATACGCAGACCTCCCATGATCCAAATAAGTGTTTactaatggatggatggaagctGAGTCACTGAGGGCACCAGTGTCATAATGCTGAAACAAAAGATGGCTGTTAAATCAACGCATCTGGTGAAATGTACTTTTACATTCACAATGTGACTATTAATTAACAAACAATAGAGCTGTTTGTTAATTAATGTAACTGAAATTGATGAATttaggctttaaaaaaatgtcccccccaccaccaccacgacACACCTTCTTCATCCAACAAGTCAAtaactttcttttcttcttaaaaATCTCAATATAAAGAGTTTTGCTCTTTCACTCTTCATCTGTTTGTTCTTGTTATGAGTGTTTAGTATTAAATGCACAGGGGGTCAAGAAGAGCTGGGAAACAATATTTTTCCGCCATCAGCATTCATGTCTGGATCTTATTACAGAGCTAAAATACTGCATCAGAGAACAATTTAATACTCTGATATGAGTCAGACATCGACCACCAGACAAATATATTGCTGTCTGCTCTTCACTTATCCTCAATTTTCCCGATAGCACAAAACCTCGTGGCTTGATTGTAAGAACAGTGTAGTTTTTGGATTCAGTGTTGAACAAGATTCAAACACGAAATAGTTAATAACAAAAGTACAAGCACTGAATGAGTGCAACTGTGGCTTTTGCACATGCAACAGCAGGCTTCATGTTAAAATGATTTTCAGTTAGTGAAGGGCTCAAAATGCTTCATTTAGTTATTGGAAAATTACTGAAAAAGCCATCAGCAAAACCCAACTGTCACACTAAGAAAAACATCCTCCAGCAGTGCTGCGTACAGTCATGTATTTGGCAGAGTAAACAGCTGTGACAGCATAACGGCACAGAACAAAGTTGCTTAAGAAGCAGAGTGAATGGGCCACCTTTAATGTGTTTAACAGGTCATTTCATCAGCACTCGTTTACCCACGCACGAAACATCAACACACGCACATGCAAGCTCTCACATAATCACAAGCTTCC is a window of Maylandia zebra isolate NMK-2024a linkage group LG22, Mzebra_GT3a, whole genome shotgun sequence DNA encoding:
- the il11b gene encoding uncharacterized protein il11b — translated: MKFFHDTTSFLLYLVILAELFVHSSSRPTPCPYSVFEPMIHQLDKIITSSKKLHGLPEAELVTFMDIEHKLDSLPVIKHTAAHLNSLKVNESLSQLYVYVESFRLHTKWLKTAQVNVSVPFQAAEGASNHLEQLSNLTKKFLEKIGEQVPQTASPSLPVVSTAFEALRFSVEISDRLQVFCHWSKRILRQLQRRSPCPKH